A genomic stretch from Buchnera aphidicola (Brevicoryne brassicae) includes:
- the ybeY gene encoding rRNA maturation RNase YbeY has translation MKYLNFTYRGKNKSTNILSFPCNKFIKINHKLLGDLVLCKQVIEYESLKYKKKLESHWAHITIHGALHLLGYDHQNKKEAYIMEKLENKIMLSLNYKKPYVV, from the coding sequence ATGAAATATTTAAATTTTACCTATAGAGGTAAAAATAAATCAACAAACATCTTATCATTTCCTTGTAATAAATTTATAAAAATCAACCATAAATTATTAGGAGACTTAGTTTTATGTAAGCAAGTAATAGAATACGAATCTTTAAAATATAAAAAAAAATTAGAATCACACTGGGCTCATATAACAATACATGGAGCTTTGCATTTATTAGGATATGATCATCAAAATAAAAAAGAAGCATACATTATGGAAAAATTAGAAAATAAAATTATGTTATCTTTAAATTATAAAAAACCATATGTTGTTTAA
- the corC gene encoding CNNM family magnesium/cobalt transport protein CorC (CorC(YbeX) belongs to the Cyclin M Mg2+ Exporter (CNNM) family, and was characterized as belonging to a set of three proteins, at least one of which must be present for CorA to function.): MSDNDSQNYDKINRKGFFSILLNQIFHDEPKNREELLVLIRDAEQNELIDEDTCHMLEGVMHIAKKRIKEIMIPRTQMITLKLNYNLNKCLDIIIESAHSRFPVMNSDKNYVEGFLIAKDLLPFMRSENSIFCIKNILRPAVVVPESKYVDGMLREFRSKRNHMAIVIDEFGAVSGLVTIEDILELIVGEIEDEYDEEKLNIRKLQKCTFSIRALTEIKEFNETFNTNFQDEEVDTIGGLVMKEFGHLPSRGENLNIDGYDFKVSIADSRKIIQLHVTVPENKIPVLLEK; encoded by the coding sequence ATGAGTGATAATGATTCACAAAACTACGATAAAATTAATAGAAAAGGGTTTTTTTCTATTTTATTAAATCAAATTTTTCACGATGAACCTAAAAACCGAGAAGAACTATTAGTATTAATTCGTGATGCAGAACAAAACGAACTTATAGATGAAGATACTTGTCATATGTTAGAAGGAGTAATGCATATTGCTAAAAAGAGAATTAAAGAAATCATGATTCCAAGAACACAAATGATAACGTTGAAATTAAACTATAATTTAAATAAATGTCTTGACATTATTATTGAATCTGCACATTCACGATTTCCAGTAATGAATAGTGATAAAAATTATGTTGAAGGTTTTTTAATTGCAAAAGATTTATTACCTTTTATGAGGAGTGAAAACAGTATTTTTTGCATAAAAAATATATTAAGGCCAGCAGTTGTAGTTCCAGAAAGTAAATACGTAGATGGAATGTTAAGAGAATTTCGTTCAAAGAGAAATCACATGGCAATTGTGATAGATGAATTTGGTGCAGTTTCAGGTTTAGTAACAATAGAAGACATATTAGAATTAATTGTTGGAGAAATTGAAGATGAATATGATGAGGAAAAACTCAATATCAGAAAATTACAAAAATGTACATTCTCTATTAGAGCTCTAACAGAAATAAAAGAATTCAATGAAACTTTTAATACTAATTTTCAAGATGAAGAAGTAGATACTATAGGTGGATTGGTAATGAAAGAATTTGGTCATCTACCAAGTCGAGGAGAAAATTTAAACATTGATGGTTATGATTTTAAAGTTTCTATAGCAGACAGTAGAAAAATTATACAACTGCATGTTACTGTACCTGAAAACAAAATACCTGTTTTATTAGAAAAATAA